AAAAGTAGAAATGCTGATGTTGACCCAAATTGAAGGCGATGACTGGGAAGTATTGTTAAAACCTGCTAAACGCATAAAAGTAGGCCAAAAGTTATCTTTTGGTGAAGGTAAAATCGAGGCTTTGTGTATCAAAGAATTAGACCAAGGCGGAAGAATTATGCGTCTTTCATATGACGGTATTTTGCAAGAGCGCTTGGACGAACTTGGTGAGATGCCGTTACCGCCTTATATTAAAGAACGATTAGAAGACCAAGACAGATATCAAACTGTTTATGCGAAAGCAACAGGTTCAGCAGCAGCTCCTACAGCAGGTTTACATTTTACTGATGAATTACTAGACGAACTCAAAGCTAAAGGGGTGCAACTTGCTTTCATCACTTTGCATGTAGGGTTAGGTACGTTCAGGCCCGTGAGTGTCGAGAATATTGATGATCATGAAATGCATAGCGAATACTATCAAATGACTCAAGAAACAGCTGATTTGTTGAATCAAACTAAAGAAAACGGAAAGAGAATTATTTCTGTAGGCACTACATCTACGAGAACATTGGAAACGATTCGTCGTGATTATGATGAATTTAAAGCAGTCAGCGGATGGACCGATATTTTTATTTATCCAGGCTTTGAATTTAAAGCTATAGATGGATTAATTACTAATTTCCATTTGCCGAAATCAACTTTAGTGATGTTGGTCTCTGCTTTCAGTTCAAGACAGTATATCTTAAATGCTTATCGAACAGCAGTAGAAATGAAATATCGTTTCTTTAGTTTCGGTGATGCAATGTTAATTATTTAAGGGAGTTGAATACAGCTTATGCCTGCAGTAACATATGAACACATTAAAACGTGTAAGCAATCGGGAGCAAGATTAGGTATTGTTCACACACCTCATGGTTCTTTTGAAACACCTATGTTTATGCCAGTTGGTACGAAAGCAACTGTAAAAACTATGAGCCCTGAAGAGTTGCATGATATTAATGCAAAAATCATTTTAGGAAACACTTATCACTTATGGTTACAACCTGGAAATGAATTAATTAAACGTGCAGGCGGTCTGCATCGTTTTATGAATTGGGATGGACCGATTTTAACGGATTCCGGCGGTTTCCAAGTCTTTAGTTTAAGTAATTTAAGAAAAATTACTGAAGAGGGTGTTTATTTCAGACATCATAAAAATGGTTCGAAATTATTTTTAAGCCCAGAAAAATCAATGGAAATACAAAATGATTTAGGCTCAGATATTATGATGGCATTTGATGAATGTCCACCAATGCCAGCTGAATATAAATATGTTAAAGATTCAATTGAAAGAACTACAAGATGGGCAGAACGTTGTTTGAAAGCACATGCTCGTCCAGAAGACCAAGCTTTATTCGGCATTATTCAAGGCGGAGAGTATAAAGACTTACGTCAGCAAAGTGCTGAAGAATTGGTCAAATTAGACTTTCCTGGATACGCTATTGGCGGTTTATCCGTAGGCGAACCGAAACCTGTTATGTACGATATGGTTAAACATACAGAACAATTTATGCCGAAAGATAAGCCTCGTTATTTAATGGGTGTCGGTTCCCCGGATGCGTTAATCGAATGTAGTATCCGTGGAATGGATATGTTCGATTGTGTTTTGCCTACACGTATTGCGCGTAATGGTACTTGTATGACATCAGAAGGTCGCGTAGTCATTAAAAATGCGAAATATGCTGATGATTTAGGTCCGCTTGATCCTAATTGTGATTGCTATACATGTCGTAATTATTCACGTGCATACTTGAGACATTTGATTAAAGCCGAAGAAACTTTCGGCATACGTCTTACTACTTACCATAATTTGTATTTTCTGTTAAAATTAATGGAGGATATCAGACAGGCCATTAGGGAAGATCGTCTTTTAGATTTTAAAGAGGAATTCTTTGAGCAATATGGATTGAATGTGGAAAATCCTAAAAACTTTTAAAGGAGTAATTTTTGTGAATTTAACTGGTCTTATTTTACCTATAGCATTATTAGCACTTATGTGGTTCTTTATGATTCGACCACAACAAAAACGTCAAAAAGAACACCGTGAAATGATTAATCGTTTAGAAGCAGGTCAACACGTTACTACTATTGGTGGTATTAAAGGTGTTGTACGTTCTTTAGACGAAACTTCAGTCGTGATTTCAGTTAATGATAAAGGAACTCAATTAACTTTTGAGAAACCTGCAATCAAACAAGTTAATCCAGACTAAATAATAAAACAATATTCATACGTATAGATTCCAATGTTAAGGGTAGCTCTATACATAATATTGAAAATACACCTTCTCATTATCTTTATTTAAACGATAATGAGAAGGTGTTTCTTTTGTAAGAAATATTACTATTTCGTTGCGATTCTGAAACATTGTTTTAAATTAAAATAATTGCGTGTATAATGTACTCTTGGTACACGATTTAACTGTAATTTAAATATTATAAACTTTGCGTAAGGTAATGTTATTTTGAAATCTCGATTGTTTGAGACTTTTTTAAATTTAATCGTGATTTTTGAAAGACATATGCAGATATAGTAAACTTGTGTGGTTCATTTAAATACTGCAATCCAAAGAGAAACAATACTTTTGACTTGTTTTGACTTGCAGTAAGTTTGAATTATCGAGTATGCTATTTACATAAGTAAATAATGAGGTGTTCATGTGAAGAAAAACAGTAGAATAATTGCATTCTTGCTGTTGGTTGTTTTGCTTTTTGCAGGTATGGCAGCAACTTACAAGAGTGTAGTTAAAGACGTCCGTTTAGGATTGGACCTTCAAGGTGGATTTGAGGTATTATATCAAGTCAACCCACTGGAAAAAGGTGAGAAAATTGACGATAAGGCTGTTCAAGCAACAGCAAAAACCTTAGAAAACAGGGTCAATGTGCTTGGGGTTTCCGAACCTAAAATTCAAGTTGAAAATAATAACCGGATTCGTGTTCAATTAGCCGGTGTTAAAAATCAAAATGAAGCGCGAGACATCCTATCTTCTCAAGCCAATTTAACCATTCGTGATTCTGACGATCATGTTAAATTGACAGGTAAAGATTTAGTACAAGGTTCTGCAAAACAAGAATTCAAGCAAAATACGAACCAACCTGCCGTTACTTTTAAATTGAAAGACAGCAAAAAATTCAAAAAAGTAACAGAAGAAATTTCCAAACGTAAAGATAACGTTATGGTTGTTTGGTTAGACTATGAAAAAGGCGACAGTTATCAAAAAGAAAAAGATAAAAAAGATCCGAAATATGTATCTGCAGCTTCTGTTGACCAACCAATCAACTCAGACAGTGTAGAAATTTCTGGTGGATTCAATGGTGAAAAAGGTGTTCAAAAAGCAAAACAAATTGCGGACTTATTGAACTCAGGTTCACTACCAGTTCACTTGAAAGAATTGTACTCTAACTCAGTTGGTGCACAGTTCGGTCAAGATGCTCTTGATAAAACAATCTTTGGTTCTTTATTAGGTGTCGGCGTTATTTACTTATTCATGGTCGGCTTCTATAGATTGCCTGGTATTATTGCAGTGATTACATTAACAACATATATTTATATCACTCTTGTAGCCTTCAACTTTATCCATGGCGTGTTAACATTGCCTGGTTTGGCCGCATTAGTGTTAGGTGTAGGTATGGCTGTGGATGCCAACATTATTATGTATGAACGGATTAAAGATGAATTGAGGATTGGCCGAACCCTCAAACAAGCATTCCATAAGGCGAATAAAAGTTCCTTTATCACTATTTTGGATGCCAACTTGACTACAGTGCTGGCCGCTGCAGTGCTATTCTTCTTTGGTGAAAGTGCTGTTAAAGGGTTTGCGACGATGTTGTTACTAGCAATCTTAATGAGTTTCGTGACAGCAGTATTCTTAACACGTATCTTATTATCCTTGCTTGTTCAGTCTAATTATTTCAAAAACAGCTTCTGGTTATTTGGTGTTAACAAGAAAGATAGACATAATATCAACGAAGGTATTGATGTTTATCAATTGAAAACGCCATATGATCATTGGAACTTTATGAAACTTGCTAAACCGTTATTCTGGTTCAGTGGTATTGTGATATTAGCAGGTATAGTGATTCTCTTTATCTTTAAATTGAATCTAGGTATCGACTTTACAAGTGGTACACGTATCGATATGAAGGCTGATCATAAAATCACACAACAAAGTGTGACAAATACTTTAGATAAAGTGGGCATGAAGCCAGACCAAGTGGCACTATCTGGAAACAATGACAGTGCTTCAGTGCAGTTTAAACATGACTTAAGTAAAAATGAAGTTGCTAAAGTAAAATCAACTATTAATGATAAATTCGGTAATGATCCGACAGTAAATACTGTTTCGCCTGTCATTGGACAAGAAATCGCTAAAAATGCGTTGTTATCATTAATTTATGCTTCAATCGGTATGATTATATACATCTCATTACGATTTGAATGGCGTATGGGACTATCTTCAATCATCTCATTATTACATGATGCCTTTATGATTGTAGCTGTCTTCAGCTTATTTAGAATAGAAGTAGATGTAACGTTTATTGCAGCAGTACTGACGATTATCGGTTATTCCATTAATGATACTATCGTTACTTTCGATAGGGTTCGTGAAAACTTAAGTAAGATTAAAGTCATTACGAAACCAGAACAAATCGATAATATTGTCAACCATTCTATTAGACAAACATTAACAAGATCGATTAACACAGTATTAACAGTTGTAATCGTAGTAGTAGCATTATTAATCTTTGGTGCATCAAGTATCTTTAACTTTGCACTCGCGCTATTAATCGGTTTAATTTCAGGGGTGTTCTCATCTATCTTTATTGCTGTTCCTTTATGGGGCATGATGAAGAAACGTCAATTGAAAAAAACGCCTGATCATAGATTAGTTGTTCATCGTGAAAAACGCAGTAATGATGAAAAAATACTCGTATAATCGATTTGGTGAGGGGCTAGGACATTAATTTGTTCTAGCCCCTTTTCTCGTTAAAAAATGTTAAGATAGAGAAGTTACTTTTTATTTAAATGGTTCTTTTGTATAATGACATGTGGAAAAGAGGGAAGCCGGTTTATGATTAAAGCAAAATTCAAATGGGATTTGAAACAGAATTCAAAAGAAATTTCTGAACAAGTCGTCTCAGAAATGAAAATAACACCAATTGTACAGAAGATTTTAGAAAGCAAAAATATAATTGAAAAAGAAGATATTGAAGCGGTATTGCAAAAATCTACAATCCATCATGATCCTTATGAAATGAGTGATATGAAAAAAGCTATAGATCGGATTAACACGGCTATTGATAATCAAGAACGTATATTAGTATATGGAGATTATGATGCTGATGGCGTGACCTCAACGTCAATTTTAGTTTCTACACTTCAAGAGTTAGGTGCTGAAGTGGGTTGGTACATTCCTAATCGATTTACAGAAGGATACGGCCCTAACGAAGCTGCATTCAAAAATGCATATGATGAGGGCGTTAATTTGATTATTACCGTAGATAACGGAATCCAAGGCCATAAGGAAATTAAAGCAGCACAAGAATTAGGTATGGATGTGATTCTGACAGACCATCATGAAATCGGTGAAACACTACCAGAAGCCTTTGCTATTGTCCACCCGATGCATCCTGAATTTAATTATCCTTTTAAATACTTAAGTGGAGCGGGCGTAGCATTAAAAATAGCGCAAGCCTTGTTAGATCATCCTGCATCCTACTTTACGGTTTTAGCCGCGATCGGAACAGTCGCTGATTTAGTTTCTTTGACAGATGAGAACCGTGCAATTGTACAAAGCGGCTTAGATATATTAAATCAGACAGAATTCCCGTCTATTCAAGCATTACTTAATCATGCTGGATACAAAGACACTATTACAGAAGAAACAATAGGATTTGTGATTGGTCCACGATTAAACGCTGTAGGAAGATTGGATGATGCAAGTTTAGCAGCCGAATTGTTAATGTCTGAGAACCCAGAAGATGCAGAATTTCTAGCTGAGCAAGTTGAACATTTTAATCAAGAGCGTAAGGATATTGTGAATGAAATTTCAGACGAAGCTATACTGATGGCAGCAAATCAAGTTGAGAAAGGCAATCAATTTTTAGTATTAGCACAAGAAAATTGGCACGAAGGTGTCTTGGGCATTGCAGCTTCCAAAGTGGTGGAAACTTATGGCCTACCTACAATTATATTAAATATTGATAACGCACAAAATTTTGCTAAAGGTTCAGCAAGAAGTATCGAGCAAGTCTCTATGTATGATATTTTAGACAAAGAGCGCGAGCTTATTACCAAATTCGGAGGGCATCATATGGCGGCCGGTATGACGTTGCCTATCGAAAATATTGAACAGTTAAGTGAAGCTTTAAATCAACATATGATGGAAATTTCTCGTA
Above is a genomic segment from Staphylococcus piscifermentans containing:
- the recJ gene encoding single-stranded-DNA-specific exonuclease RecJ, with product MIKAKFKWDLKQNSKEISEQVVSEMKITPIVQKILESKNIIEKEDIEAVLQKSTIHHDPYEMSDMKKAIDRINTAIDNQERILVYGDYDADGVTSTSILVSTLQELGAEVGWYIPNRFTEGYGPNEAAFKNAYDEGVNLIITVDNGIQGHKEIKAAQELGMDVILTDHHEIGETLPEAFAIVHPMHPEFNYPFKYLSGAGVALKIAQALLDHPASYFTVLAAIGTVADLVSLTDENRAIVQSGLDILNQTEFPSIQALLNHAGYKDTITEETIGFVIGPRLNAVGRLDDASLAAELLMSENPEDAEFLAEQVEHFNQERKDIVNEISDEAILMAANQVEKGNQFLVLAQENWHEGVLGIAASKVVETYGLPTIILNIDNAQNFAKGSARSIEQVSMYDILDKERELITKFGGHHMAAGMTLPIENIEQLSEALNQHMMEISRTKDISPRKTVDLVLDENDITVKNIRDIQKLRPFGTDFTSPLFQLNDIKIMQAKGIGQEGKHLKMILGNSKLQSLYWQHGDYASQIEPNQPINMIGTLQINEWNGNQSPQFMVQDMASETLQILDFRGKARQQLKLHDDVPVAEIVNKKPEKEHEHQYFYGDVIENEYERYIFKELPLTITAMENTLASLPQSQIILELNHRNSIYFDGMPDLNKFKKCYKALLSKNNVNLKQDGMQLCEYLNVKPDVLIFMLKVFNELDFIEDNNGIITVNKDVEKKEITSSRLYQARMNRIDVEKFLLYDDFSKVKLWIKEQLAK
- the tgt gene encoding tRNA guanosine(34) transglycosylase Tgt; amino-acid sequence: MPAVTYEHIKTCKQSGARLGIVHTPHGSFETPMFMPVGTKATVKTMSPEELHDINAKIILGNTYHLWLQPGNELIKRAGGLHRFMNWDGPILTDSGGFQVFSLSNLRKITEEGVYFRHHKNGSKLFLSPEKSMEIQNDLGSDIMMAFDECPPMPAEYKYVKDSIERTTRWAERCLKAHARPEDQALFGIIQGGEYKDLRQQSAEELVKLDFPGYAIGGLSVGEPKPVMYDMVKHTEQFMPKDKPRYLMGVGSPDALIECSIRGMDMFDCVLPTRIARNGTCMTSEGRVVIKNAKYADDLGPLDPNCDCYTCRNYSRAYLRHLIKAEETFGIRLTTYHNLYFLLKLMEDIRQAIREDRLLDFKEEFFEQYGLNVENPKNF
- the secDF gene encoding protein translocase subunit SecDF codes for the protein MKKNSRIIAFLLLVVLLFAGMAATYKSVVKDVRLGLDLQGGFEVLYQVNPLEKGEKIDDKAVQATAKTLENRVNVLGVSEPKIQVENNNRIRVQLAGVKNQNEARDILSSQANLTIRDSDDHVKLTGKDLVQGSAKQEFKQNTNQPAVTFKLKDSKKFKKVTEEISKRKDNVMVVWLDYEKGDSYQKEKDKKDPKYVSAASVDQPINSDSVEISGGFNGEKGVQKAKQIADLLNSGSLPVHLKELYSNSVGAQFGQDALDKTIFGSLLGVGVIYLFMVGFYRLPGIIAVITLTTYIYITLVAFNFIHGVLTLPGLAALVLGVGMAVDANIIMYERIKDELRIGRTLKQAFHKANKSSFITILDANLTTVLAAAVLFFFGESAVKGFATMLLLAILMSFVTAVFLTRILLSLLVQSNYFKNSFWLFGVNKKDRHNINEGIDVYQLKTPYDHWNFMKLAKPLFWFSGIVILAGIVILFIFKLNLGIDFTSGTRIDMKADHKITQQSVTNTLDKVGMKPDQVALSGNNDSASVQFKHDLSKNEVAKVKSTINDKFGNDPTVNTVSPVIGQEIAKNALLSLIYASIGMIIYISLRFEWRMGLSSIISLLHDAFMIVAVFSLFRIEVDVTFIAAVLTIIGYSINDTIVTFDRVRENLSKIKVITKPEQIDNIVNHSIRQTLTRSINTVLTVVIVVVALLIFGASSIFNFALALLIGLISGVFSSIFIAVPLWGMMKKRQLKKTPDHRLVVHREKRSNDEKILV
- the yajC gene encoding preprotein translocase subunit YajC, with translation MNLTGLILPIALLALMWFFMIRPQQKRQKEHREMINRLEAGQHVTTIGGIKGVVRSLDETSVVISVNDKGTQLTFEKPAIKQVNPD
- the queA gene encoding tRNA preQ1(34) S-adenosylmethionine ribosyltransferase-isomerase QueA, producing the protein MNIEEFDYDLPEELIAQTPLKDRDTSRLLVLNRENGEIDHRHFKDVIEYINPGDTLVLNDTKVMPARLFGVKQETKAKVEMLMLTQIEGDDWEVLLKPAKRIKVGQKLSFGEGKIEALCIKELDQGGRIMRLSYDGILQERLDELGEMPLPPYIKERLEDQDRYQTVYAKATGSAAAPTAGLHFTDELLDELKAKGVQLAFITLHVGLGTFRPVSVENIDDHEMHSEYYQMTQETADLLNQTKENGKRIISVGTTSTRTLETIRRDYDEFKAVSGWTDIFIYPGFEFKAIDGLITNFHLPKSTLVMLVSAFSSRQYILNAYRTAVEMKYRFFSFGDAMLII